The Allocoprobacillus halotolerans nucleotide sequence GATATATTAGAATTTAAGGGGAGCTGGAGAAATTATCAACAAAAAGTATTGGATCAGTTAGATATTATGAGTCATGATCGAAAGGTTCATATTGTATCAGCGCCAGGCTCAGGAAAAACAACTTTAGGGATTGAAATTATCAGACGTTTAAATCAACCAGTATTGATACTTGTTCCAACAATTACTATTCGTCAACAGTGGGTAGCAAGAATCAATGAAGCTTTTTAAAAACGGGATATAAAAGTGAGGATTATATTTCACAAGATTTAAAACATCTTTGTTTAATTAATGTAGCGACTTATCAATCGATTCATAGTGCAATGAAAAAAGTAAATGCCCAAGAAGATGAGGAAAATATGGATTATCATGATTTTTCTTTAATTGATGCTATGAAAAAGGCGGGGATTAAAACATTATGTTTAG carries:
- a CDS encoding DEAD/DEAH box helicase family protein, whose protein sequence is MNCQDILEFKGSWRNYQQKVLDQLDIMSHDRKVHIVSAPGSGKTTLGIEIIRRLNQPVLILVPTITIRQQWVARINEAF